Proteins encoded within one genomic window of Lynx canadensis isolate LIC74 chromosome B2, mLynCan4.pri.v2, whole genome shotgun sequence:
- the LOC115514797 gene encoding histone H3.1, which yields MARTKQTARKSTGGKAPRKQLATKAARKSAPATGGVKKPHRYRPGTVALREIRRYQKSTELLIRKLPFQRLVREIAQDFKTDLRFQSSAVMALQEACEAYLVGLFEDTNLCAIHAKRVTIMPKDIQLARRIRGERA from the coding sequence ATGGCTCGCACGAAGCAGACGGCGCGCAAGTCGACGGGCGGCAAGGCCCCGCGCAAGCAGCTGGCCACCAAGGCGGCCCGCAAGAGCGCGCCGGCCACCGGCGGCGTCAAGAAGCCGCACCGCTACCGGCCCGGCACGGTGGCCCTGCGCGAGATCCGCCGCTACCAGAAGTCCACCGAGCTGCTCATCCGCAAGCTGCCGTTCCAGCGGCTGGTGCGCGAGATCGCGCAGGACTTCAAGACCGACCTGCGCTTCCAGAGCTCGGCCGTGATGGCGCTGCAGGAGGCGTGCGAGGCCTACCTGGTGGGGCTCTTCGAGGACACCAACCTGTGCGCCATCCACGCCAAGCGCGTCACCATCATGCCCAAGGACATCCAGCTGGCGCGCCGCATCCGCGGGGAGCGGGCGTAA
- the LOC115514816 gene encoding histone H2B type 1-C/E/F/G/I, whose translation MPEPAKSAPAPKKGSKKAVTKAQKKDGKKRKRSRKESYSVYVYKVLKQVHPDTGISSKAMGIMNSFVNDIFERIAGEASRLAHYNKRSTITSREIQTAVRLLLPGELAKHAVSEGTKAVTKYTSSK comes from the coding sequence ATGCCTGAGCCAGCGAAGTCTGCCCCGGCCCCCAAAAAGGGCTCCAAGAAGGCGGTGACCAAGGCGCAGAAGAAGGACGGCAAGAAGCGCAAGCGCAGCCGCAAGGAGAGCTACTCGGTGTACGTGTACAAGGTGCTGAAGCAGGTGCACCCCGACACCGGCATCTCGTCCAAGGCCATGGGCATCATGAACTCGTTCGTCAACGACATCTTCGAGCGCATCGCGGGCGAGGCGTCGCGCCTGGCGCATTACAACAAGCGCTCGACCATCACGTCCCGGGAGATCCAGACGGCCGTGCGCCTGCTGCTGCCCGGGGAGCTGGCCAAGCACGCCGTGTCCGAGGGCACCAAGGCCGTCACCAAGTACACCAGCTCCAAGTAG